In one Bombyx mori chromosome 4, ASM3026992v2 genomic region, the following are encoded:
- the Kr-h1 gene encoding Kruppel homolog 1 isoform X1, translating to MIGDEERVHQCGECGLTLSTRSALTAHARSHRSTADAHRCDVCHKTFAVPARLVRHYRTHTGERPFECEYCHKMFSVKENLQVHRRIHTKERPYRCNVCDAAFEHSGKLHRHARIHTGERPHACPHCHKTFIQSGQLVIHLRTHTGEKPYRCPAPGCGKGFTCSKQLKVHSRTHTGERPYTCEICLRDFGYNHVLKLHRFQHFGERCYRCTVCDGTFNTKKQMEAHIYKEHGAEAPRTAPLQSTTPMAADGKVMCDLVEAALQQLPPTPPSSPPSPRCPSISVVPMMPSSTQVNDTPTSLAAVPVHYISLPSDLPPRKRKFIPHINEEITPAVRHTSVIQFAPPATES from the exons ATGATAG GTGACGAGGAGCGAGTTCATCAGTGCGGCGAGTGTGGTTTGACATTGTCCACCCGCAGTGCGCTTACAGCACACGCACGATCCCATCGTTCTACTGCTGATGCACATCGCTGCGACGTGTGCCATAAGACTTTTGCTGTGCCTGCACGACTCGTGCGCCACTACCGAACCCATACTGGCGAGCGACCATTTGAATGTGAATATTGCCATAAAATGTTTAGTGTGAAAGAAAATTTGCAAGTACACCGTCGTATTCACACAAAGGAGAGGCCGTATCGGTGCAATGTTTGTGATGCGGCATTCGAGCATTCCGGAAAACTTCACAGACATGCTAGAATCCATACCGGCGAGAGACCGCACGCATGTCCACATTGTCATAAGACGTTCATACAATCTGGTCAACTGGTCATACATTTAAGGACCCACACAGGTGAGAAACCCTATCGTTGTCCTGCACCTGGATGCGGAAAGGGCTTCACCTGCTCTAAACAGCTTAAAGTACATTCTCGTACCCACACGGGAGAGCGACCCTATACTTGTGAAATTTGTCTCAGGGACTTTGGTTATAATCATGTTCTCAAATTACATCGTTTTCAACATTTTGGCGAGCGCTGTTATCGTTGCACTGTATGCGACGGtacatttaatacaaaaaaacaaatggaGGCCCATATTTACAAAGAACATGGCGCGGAAGCCCCCCGCACTGCACCTTTACAGAGTACAACACCAATGGCTGCCGATGGTAAAGTGATGTGTGACTTGGTTGAAGCTGCTTTGCAACAGCTTCCTCCTACTCCACCTAGTTCACCGCCATCACCTAGATGTCCCAGTATTTCAGTGGTTCCAATGATGCCATCGTCAACTCAAGTCAACGATACGCCGACATCATTAGCTGCGGTCCCCGTACATTACATTTCGTTGCCGTCTGATTTACCGCCTAGAAAACGTAAATTTATTCCTCACATAAACGAAGAAATTACTCCGGCTGTGCGTCATACTTCTGTTATACAATTTGCTCCGCCAGCTACAGAATCATAG
- the Kr-h1 gene encoding Kruppel homolog 1 (The RefSeq protein has 2 substitutions compared to this genomic sequence), with amino-acid sequence MIGDEERVHQCGECGLTLSTRSALTAHARSHRSTADAHRCDVCHKTFAVPARLVRHYRTHTGERPFECEYCHKMFSVKENLQVHRRIHTKERPYRCNVCDAAFEHSGKLHRHARIHTGERPHACPHCHKTFIQSGQLVIHLRTHTGEKPYRCPAPGCGKGFTCSKQLKVHSRTHTGERPYTCEICLRDFGYNHVLKLHRFQHFGERCYRCTVCDGTFNTKKQMEAHIYKEHGAEAPRTAPLQSTTPMAADGKVMCDLVEAALQQLPPTPPSSPPSPRCPSISVASMMPSSTQVNDTPTSLAAVPVHYISLPSDLPPRKRKFIPHINEEITPAVRHTSVIQFAPPATES; translated from the exons ATGATAG GTGACGAGGAGCGAGTTCATCAGTGCGGCGAGTGTGGTTTGACATTGTCCACCCGCAGTGCGCTTACAGCACACGCACGATCCCATCGTTCTACTGCTGATGCACATCGCTGCGACGTGTGCCATAAGACTTTTGCTGTGCCTGCACGACTCGTGCGCCACTACCGAACCCATACTGGCGAGCGACCATTTGAATGTGAATATTGCCATAAAATGTTTAGTGTGAAAGAAAATTTGCAAGTACACCGTCGTATTCACACAAAGGAGAGGCCGTATCGGTGCAATGTTTGTGATGCGGCATTCGAGCATTCCGGAAAACTTCACAGACATGCTAGAATCCATACCGGCGAGAGACCGCACGCATGTCCACATTGTCATAAGACGTTCATACAATCTGGTCAACTGGTCATACATTTAAGGACCCACACAGGTGAGAAACCCTATCGTTGTCCTGCACCTGGATGCGGAAAGGGCTTCACCTGCTCTAAACAGCTTAAAGTACATTCTCGTACCCACACGGGAGAGCGACCCTATACTTGTGAAATTTGTCTCAGGGACTTTGGTTATAATCATGTTCTCAAATTACATCGTTTTCAACATTTTGGCGAGCGCTGTTATCGTTGCACTGTATGCGACGGtacatttaatacaaaaaaacaaatggaGGCCCATATTTACAAAGAACATGGCGCGGAAGCCCCCCGCACTGCACCTTTACAGAGTACAACACCAATGGCTGCCGATGGTAAAGTGATGTGTGACTTGGTTGAAGCTGCTTTGCAACAGCTTCCTCCTACTCCACCTAGTTCACCGCCATCACCTAGATGTCCCAGTATTTCAGTGGTTCCAATGATGCCATCGTCAACTCAAGTCAACGATACGCCGACATCATTAGCTGCGGTCCCCGTACATTACATTTCGTTGCCGTCTGATTTACCGCCTAGAAAACGTAAATTTATTCCTCACATAAACGAAGAAATTACTCCGGCTGTGCGTCATACTTCTGTTATACAATTTGCTCCGCCAGCTACAGAATCATAG